Below is a genomic region from Burkholderia pseudomultivorans.
GGCATGCGTGCCGCCCGCGACGCATCCGGCTTACTGCATGAACCAGCCGTGGCTGACGACCACCGACTGTCCGGTCAGCGCCGCGCTCGGGAATGCCGACAGGAACAGCACCGTCTGCGCGACGTCCTGCACCGTCGTGAACACGCCGTCGACCGTGTTGCCCAGCATCACCTTCTTGATCACTTCCTCTTCGCTGATGCCCAGTTCCTTCGCCTGCTCGGGAATCTGCTTGTCGACCAGCGGCGTGCGCACGAATCCCGGACACACGACGTGCGAGCGCACGTTGTGCTTCGCGCCTTCCTTCGCCAGCACGCGCGCCAAGCCCAGCAGGCCGTGCTTGGCCGTCACGTACGCCGACTTCAGCGGCGATGCTTCGTGCGAGTGCACCGAGCCCATGTAGATCACGACGCCGCCGCGATCGTCCTTGTACATGTGCTTGAGCGCGGCCTTCGTCGTCAGGAACGCGCCGTCGACGTGGATCGCCTGCATCTTCTTCCAGTCGGCGAACGAGTAGTTCTCGATCGGGTTGACGATCTGGATGCCCGCGTTCGACACGAGGATGTCGACCGAGCCGAAGGTGTCGGCCACCTTGTCGATGCCGCTGTTGACGGCTTCCTCGTTGGTCACGTCCATCGCCACGCCGATCGCCTTGCCGCCCGCCTTGACGATCTCGTCGGCAACGGCGTTCGCGCCGTCCTGGTTCAGGTCGGCGATCGCGACCGCCGCGCCCGCCTTCGCGAGTTCCAGCGCGATTTCCTTGCCGATGCCGCTCGCGGCGCCCGTGACGACTGCGGTCTTGCCGCTCAGATCTGCTGCCATGCCCGTCTCCTTCAGTGATCGGATCGATAAAGCACACGCCCGCCGCATCCGCATCCGTCACGCGGGCACGCCGGCGAACCAGCCGCTATTGTGCACGATCGCCCCTGCCGTTCGCGCGCAAAACGTCTAAGCTTAAGGTCGGCTTCGTCATGCAGGAGAGTCGCATGGACTATCGACGACTGGGCCGCTCCGGCCTGCAGATCAGCGCCCTTTCGCTCGGCTCGTGGGTCACGTACGGCAATCAGGTCGACCAGCGGCGCGCACGCGAATGTCTCGCCGCGGCGCGGGACGCAGGCGTCAATTTCTTCGACAACGCCGAGGTCTATGCGGGCGGCCAGTCCGAGGAGATCATGGGCCACGCGTTCAAGGCGCTCGGCTGGCCGCGCGTCAGCTACATCGTGTCGACGAAATTCTTCTGGGGCCTCGCGCAAGGGCCGAACCAGCACCACACGCTGAACCGCAAATACCTGCTGAACGCGATCGACGGTTCACTGCGCCGGCTTCAGCTCGACTACGTCGATCTCGTCTACTGCCATCGCCCCGATCCGCATACGCCGATCGACGAAACCGTGTGGGCCATGAGCGACATGATCACGCGCGGCAAGGCGCTGTACTGGGGCACGTCGGAATGGAGCGCCGACGAGATCCGCGCCGCGTACGAGATTGCCGAGCGCCATCACCTGCACCGGCCGGTCGTCGAGCAGCCGCAGTACAACCTGTTCCATCGCACGCGGGTCGAGCAGGAATATGCGCGGCTCTACGACGATTACGGCCTCGGCCTGACGACCTGGAGCCCGCTGGCGTCGGGCCTGCTCACCGGCAAATACCGGAACGGCGTGCCGCCGGGCAGCCGGGCGGAAGTACAGGGCTACGACTGGCTGCGCGAGCGCCTGACCGATCCCGGCAGCAACGCGGTGGTCGAACGGCTCGGCGAGATCGCGACCGAGCTCGGCTGCAGCACCGGCCAGCTCGCGATCGCATGGGTGCTCGCGAA
It encodes:
- a CDS encoding 3-hydroxybutyrate dehydrogenase, with protein sequence MAADLSGKTAVVTGAASGIGKEIALELAKAGAAVAIADLNQDGANAVADEIVKAGGKAIGVAMDVTNEEAVNSGIDKVADTFGSVDILVSNAGIQIVNPIENYSFADWKKMQAIHVDGAFLTTKAALKHMYKDDRGGVVIYMGSVHSHEASPLKSAYVTAKHGLLGLARVLAKEGAKHNVRSHVVCPGFVRTPLVDKQIPEQAKELGISEEEVIKKVMLGNTVDGVFTTVQDVAQTVLFLSAFPSAALTGQSVVVSHGWFMQ
- a CDS encoding potassium channel beta subunit family protein, with the protein product MDYRRLGRSGLQISALSLGSWVTYGNQVDQRRARECLAAARDAGVNFFDNAEVYAGGQSEEIMGHAFKALGWPRVSYIVSTKFFWGLAQGPNQHHTLNRKYLLNAIDGSLRRLQLDYVDLVYCHRPDPHTPIDETVWAMSDMITRGKALYWGTSEWSADEIRAAYEIAERHHLHRPVVEQPQYNLFHRTRVEQEYARLYDDYGLGLTTWSPLASGLLTGKYRNGVPPGSRAEVQGYDWLRERLTDPGSNAVVERLGEIATELGCSTGQLAIAWVLANPRVSSVITGASRIEQIADNMAALDVAGKLTPDVKQRIETVVGDAYE